Within Coffea arabica cultivar ET-39 chromosome 4e, Coffea Arabica ET-39 HiFi, whole genome shotgun sequence, the genomic segment AGTGGTTCAAAATCACTAGATGTTAGAGTAAATATTTGACTACGTATAATTGCTCGTGGTGATTTTCATACTGTAGGATTACAAGCCATGGAAAAGGAATCTTAAAGTCGAATCAGCTTCTGGCTGGATTGGAAGGAACTTGCAACAAACGCGATAATGAATTCAAAGAACTTTTAAAGTCCATACAGGTGAAACTGATTCATACTTAACGTACTGCAACGAGATGAGTCAATCAAGATTTCTGTAAATACATGCCGGATTTGACAAGTTGTTTTACATGTGTGATCAGGAAGCGCTTGTGTTACCTCCCTTGATTGCGCTTGCAATTCGTTTGAGGCCTGGTGTTTGGGAATATGTTGGTGTCAATGTTGATGACTTTCATGTTGAAGAAATGACTGTAAAGGAATATTTGCATTTCAAGGAGGAGCTGGTGGGCGAAGAGTATggttctttccttttccttggcACTTCTCAAAGTTAATGATCTAATATGTCCCTCCAATTTGATTTGCTTGAGCATTTTATCTATGCAGCAGTGGTAACCCTGTCCTTGAGCTGGACTTTGAACCATTCACTGCATCAGTTCCCAAGCCAACTCTAACGAAGTCGATCGGCAACGGAGCTGAGTTTCTTGGCAAACATATTTCTGCCTCCTTGTTCCATGACAAAGAGAGTATGGCCCCTCTTCTTCTTGAGTTTCTTCGATCCCATCACTACAAGGGCAAGGTAAACTATCACGATCAACCGCATGTGAAATTTAATTGCAATACAAAATGCTAGATTTTCCTTGTGCTTAAATCTAAATAGATACATATATACTTCAtgttttaaatttgttttttgCTCTAACATTATTGTACAGACAATGATGCTCAATGATCGGATAAAGATCCTTAATAACCTGCAAGATGTCCTGCAAGAGGCTGTAAAATATCTTACACAGCTACCTCCAAAATCACCATATTCAGAATTTGAAAGCAAGTTTACAGAAATTGGATTGGAACGAGGGTGGGGCGATACTGCTGAAAGCGTGCTGGAAATGATCTCCATGTTCTTGGATCTTTTTGAGGCTCCTGACTCATCTACCCTTGAGAAATTCCTAGCGAGGGTTCCTACAGTTTTCAACGTTGTCATTCTTTCCCCCCATGGTTACTTTGCACAAGAAAATGTGCTGGGCTATCCTGATACTGGAGGCCAGGTATGTTATTGAGAATAATCTCCTGGCTTTTTGCAACTTAATAATCAACTTTTGGTGGCTTGCACCAGTAAATTACCGTTTCTACATTTTCAGGTCGTTTACATTTTGGATCAAGTACCTGCAATGGAGCGTGAAATGCTTAAAAGAATTAAGGAACAAGGACTTGATATCAAACCGCGCATTCTCATTGTTAGTGTTGCATAAAAATTGTGAAATTCTGTTTTTGTTCTTGATGTCACATTTCATTAGCAAAActgaacaaataaataaaaaccgATCTGGTTCTCCTTTCTTAGGTAACTAGGCTGCTACCTGATGCGGTTGGTACCACTTGTGGTCAACGCCTGGAGAAAGTATTTGGAACAGAGCACTCTCATATACTTCGAGTCCCTTTTAGAACAGAGAAGGGTGTGCTTCGCAAATGGATCTCTCGCTTTGAAGTTTGGCCATACATTGAGACTTTTACTCAGGTAAGACGTgtcattttgttttcattttcaatCCCCTTGAGTGCGTTTCTTACGATATTAAAATCTGTTTTGACAGGATGTTGCGAAAGAAATTTCTGCAGAACTGGGGGCCGCTCCTGATTTGATCATTGGTAATTATAGTGAGGGAAACCTTGTTGCCTCCTTGCTTGCCCACCAGTTTGGTGCTACGCAGGTCCGTGCTTTGTTGCTTGTCACTCTCGTTTGTTGTTCTATTTGCATCAACCTGCTTCAAACGAAATTGGACGTTTACTTTTGTTTCGCAGTGTACAATTGCTCATGCTTTGGAAAAGACGAAGTACCCTGATTCTGATGTTTACTGGAAAAAATTCGACGAGAAGTATCACTTTTCAAGCCAATTCACTGCTGATCTTATTGCAATGAATCACACAGATTTCATTATCACTAGCACTTTCCAGGAGATTGCTGGAAGGTAAGAGTGCACGTCTTTGCTAAAAATGATCTAGTACTTCGTCACCTTCTCCTCAATTTAATTGCTACTATTACATTTCCAGCAAGGAGACCGTGGGACAGTATGAAAGCCATAAGGCCTTCACAATGCCAGGGCTGTACAGAGTTGTCCATGGCATTGAtgtttttgacccaaaattcaacATTGTCTCTCCTGGAGCTGATACGAAGATCTACTTTCCGTATACAGAGAAGAACAAAAGACTGACAGAATATCATCCTGAAATTGAGGAGCTACTCTTTAGTGATGACCAAAATGAGGAACACCTGTAAAATCTTCTTCTgatccttttaccattttgcttttatttgttttgttacCTAACTAGTGGAAAAGTTCTAATTgagattacaaaaaaaaaaaaatgtgtcgCAGATGTGTTCTGAAGGACAAGAACAAGCCCATTTTGTTCACCATGGCAAGATTGGATCGCGTGAAAAATCTGACAGGAATTGTAGAATGGTATGCTAAGAACACCCGGCTAAGGGAATTGGTGAACCTTGTTGTGGTTGGTGGGGACAGAAGGAAGGAATCCAAAGACTTGGAAGAGCAAGCTGAGATGAAGAAGATGTATGAGCTCATAGAAACCTACAATTTAAATGGCCAATTCAGATGGATTTCTTCTCAGATGAATAGGGTCAGGAACGGTGAACTCTACAGATACATTGCTGACACGAGAGGAGCATTTGTGCAGCCTGCATTCTATGAGGCTTTTGGTTTGACTGTTGTCGAGGCCATGACTAGCGGTTTGCCTACCTTCGCAACCATCAATGGTGGCCCTGCTGAGATCATTGTCAATGGGAAGTCTGGTTTCCACATTGATCCATATAAGGGTGAGCAGGTTGCAGAGGTGCTGGTCGACTTCTTTGAGAGGTGCAAAGAAGATGCTTCCTATTGGGAAACCATCTCATCAGGAGGCCTGAAACGTATACAAGAGAAGTAAGCAGCAGCCTACTCATTTGACTTTTAAGCTACGGAAATATTACTTCCTTAAAACATCAGTTCTGTTAAGTATACATATTCTGAACCTTTTAATTCTTCATCTGCAAAAGGTATACATGGCAAATTTACTCGGACCGTATTTTGACACTGGCTGGTGTTCATGGATTCTGGAAACATGTCTCCAAGCCTGATCGCCTTAAAATGCAGCGCTACCTTGAAATGTTTTATCTTCTCAACTACCGAAAGTTGGTGAGTTCACTTGCGCCTTTACTATTCCACACTTTCCAACGTTGTTTTATGCTCTCACCTTTGGCTCTTATTTTGTTCTTTGAATTGTTGTGTGTTTCAGGCTGAATCGGTTCCCTTGGCGGCCAACTGAATAGATGAAAGCAGATGAGGCTCTGGTTTCTCTTCCTTGCAGGAGGACTTCGACCCAATAAACTTAGCCCAGAAGCCAATAACTAAATTATAGATCCGATCTTAGGTCTATTTTTTCGTTTTCGTTTTCATTTTCGTTTTCCTTTCCGGGTCTTTGTGTTGGAAACGAATAAAAGATTTTCAGATTCTAATTTGATCAAGTTCATATACTAGTCAAAATTTGATCATGTTATTCACGTCGCTgttcatttatttgctttatacCATTGTTGAGCTTCAACGAATGCGTTCGAAAGCAAACAAGAAAAGATATGGTGCGGAAATTTATTGAACATTCGCCGATATAATGAACTACTAATTGCATCGGAGTGAACAAGAACGATTGACAACCGTTAACCATTTTTGGATTTACTACTAGCCGTCTCATCTTTTTGCTAATCATTGCAAGCCCAAGTACATCTTTTATCCCATctaataattgaaaaaaaaaagaaaaaagaaaagtaaagagTACGTAATACAGAAATTTCTTACGTCTGTTGCTCTCCCAACAAAGCAGCTGACGGCCTAAATTTCGTTTAAAAGTGAATCAGCCCTAAAATTCTGAAGTGGAAGTTTCACTTTCCCTTATGTTCCCCAAAAGGATCAATTCGCAAGCGAATAAATGCCACTTGTACCTTGTCCATTTTGTTTTTTAACGTTAAAGTCTTTGTCCAAGCTTAATCTTACGTACACACTTGCACGTGGATGCTATGATTAACATCTAATTTATATACTACTCTGCCTCCTTTCCACACGGACCAAAGATAGGGAAACACGATTTTTGTCCATTGGCTATGAGATATTGTAGCTGATCAAGCTGCTGTTATCGAAGAAGACATTTCTGCATCCTTAATCATTTAAATTCCCtctaaaatagtttttttttttttcattttttaaggtACCATATTCCACAGTCAATAACGCTTTGATCCCTTAAACCTATAGGGTGATAAAAGCCCCCTCAAGTGAATTATGTTTGTACTTTTAATTTTGACCAACCCATATGCACATTTTTCTTCCCAAGTGTCTTCCTGTTTTCTCAATCATCAACTTTtcatttattgcattttcttattatatattcatcaaaatatttttctactACATGATGTGATGTTGGATAgcgatttatttcaaaaaaatttaaacattaAATTTTTGGCTAATTCAAAAAATTGACAATTGTGATTCTTATtagtgttatatatatatatatatatattaggtaAAATAAAATTCAGTAGTAGTCACCACAAGAGCAAGCGCACGATAATTGAATAGGATGGAGATGAGGATGAGGTAGGCCGTTCAACATGATAGCATACTTTTTTATATTTGCCGAATACGATAGACCTATTCTTACTCTATACTGTAGAGAGGGGGTGATCCAAGGGGAAAATTCGAAAGAACTGAACTACCACCAATTCAAACGGATGAAATTTTAAACATTGTAGGAATTTCTTGACCTATACTCAAGTAGAACCTTAAGACTCTCTTTACGGTCAGCTACTTTAAGAATGGAATATTATAATGAACACATAAGAAGAAAATGCAACAATTTAAAAATTGAGAAACTACGAAACTTGCGGGTTATCTAGAAAGTTACAAACTTCATTAAAAGCAAAAGGAATTATATCATGGCCTTAAGCCCCGACCCAAGGGCGTGCAAGGGGGAAAGCCCAAGTTACATGAACCCCAGGACTCCTTCTCTGAAAGGGCTGCAGGTTGGATTCTCCAACTTTTGCAAACGAACCCCTCCATCCCAATTGTTTCAACTGGATTCTATAAGGGCCCCGTAGCACCGAAGTCGCGAACGGGATAGCCCAAAGTGCATGCTTGCCCCCTTAGCCCGGGTTACATATGGGTTGATAAATGATACCATCCCATAGGTTCAAGGGAGGTGTTGTTAGCCGTATATTCCACTAGTAACATTCGTTTCCCTTAGCATTATGTCCAACCTGCAATCCAAAGTGCTCCTCTTTGGGTAAATCATTAATAAGTATATTTTCATTAATTGTTGCCAATTATGAAAACATGAAAGGCGGCACGGCACTATCGTGACTTTCAGAAAAGCTTTATATTGATTCATGGTCCAAATATCCCGAGGAAAAGGGGTCaaaaaaagagataaacaaaaatGTAACTACCGTGGAAAGATACAATTCATAAGAAAGTCGAATGCTACTTATTCAATGTCCAAAGGCAGAGTTGTCCTTGTCCAAAGTTGATTCTGGAATACTTATTTATTTGTTGGTAGAAACACCGGAATACTTACACTTGCTACAATGTAACGGCGGTATTTTGTTTCGttgttgttcttcttcttcaaaagaACAAATGGTATTCTGTTTATTTCCTTTCCGCATGAACAAAAGGCAAAATCTCTCTGCTGAGTACTGACCATTATGTAGCTGACAAGCTTCCAAGTTATTCGAGGGGAACGTTTCAACATATCAGCTGGAATCATCTTTCAaggatgacaaaaaaaaaattcaggacaACCTTAATAGCT encodes:
- the LOC113742943 gene encoding sucrose synthase — translated: MAQTLRERIDAGRTEISLFLSRITSHGKGILKSNQLLAGLEGTCNKRDNEFKELLKSIQEALVLPPLIALAIRLRPGVWEYVGVNVDDFHVEEMTVKEYLHFKEELVGEDSGNPVLELDFEPFTASVPKPTLTKSIGNGAEFLGKHISASLFHDKESMAPLLLEFLRSHHYKGKTMMLNDRIKILNNLQDVLQEAVKYLTQLPPKSPYSEFESKFTEIGLERGWGDTAESVLEMISMFLDLFEAPDSSTLEKFLARVPTVFNVVILSPHGYFAQENVLGYPDTGGQVVYILDQVPAMEREMLKRIKEQGLDIKPRILIVTRLLPDAVGTTCGQRLEKVFGTEHSHILRVPFRTEKGVLRKWISRFEVWPYIETFTQDVAKEISAELGAAPDLIIGNYSEGNLVASLLAHQFGATQCTIAHALEKTKYPDSDVYWKKFDEKYHFSSQFTADLIAMNHTDFIITSTFQEIAGSKETVGQYESHKAFTMPGLYRVVHGIDVFDPKFNIVSPGADTKIYFPYTEKNKRLTEYHPEIEELLFSDDQNEEHLCVLKDKNKPILFTMARLDRVKNLTGIVEWYAKNTRLRELVNLVVVGGDRRKESKDLEEQAEMKKMYELIETYNLNGQFRWISSQMNRVRNGELYRYIADTRGAFVQPAFYEAFGLTVVEAMTSGLPTFATINGGPAEIIVNGKSGFHIDPYKGEQVAEVLVDFFERCKEDASYWETISSGGLKRIQEKYTWQIYSDRILTLAGVHGFWKHVSKPDRLKMQRYLEMFYLLNYRKLAESVPLAAN